One segment of Shewanella piezotolerans WP3 DNA contains the following:
- a CDS encoding 4'-phosphopantetheinyl transferase family protein, with protein MPSSLDDNVAITIRSWLPQDEINKVDRYIQPSAQVQGLMVRGYLRAVLSLHGTLKPNEWQFEYGEKGKPRLTAAQFAHSGINFNLSHSGDWLLLAIVQQPGEMLPLELGVDIERCRSRTNIHSILNHYFSEPETAALLALPCEQQRDRFFDLWALKESYIKARGLGLALSLKSFGFDLSVMQQSTLVLKSSENMPPELHRVGFTEQMHFKQQVGLQLFAEQGLKADNQALGADKPTGETPAKVLSASKADNWHCALGHLNREYRFAVSMDGQPIDAASIDYQAQVVSINALVLAY; from the coding sequence TTGCCATCGTCTCTCGACGATAACGTGGCGATAACGATTCGTTCGTGGTTACCACAAGACGAGATTAATAAAGTGGATCGCTATATCCAGCCATCAGCTCAAGTGCAAGGATTAATGGTGCGCGGGTATTTGCGGGCTGTATTATCGCTGCATGGCACACTTAAACCTAATGAGTGGCAGTTTGAATATGGTGAAAAAGGCAAACCGCGTTTAACTGCAGCTCAGTTTGCACACAGTGGCATCAATTTTAATTTAAGCCATAGCGGCGACTGGTTATTGCTGGCTATTGTTCAGCAGCCGGGGGAAATGCTGCCGTTGGAGTTGGGTGTTGATATTGAGCGTTGCCGCAGTCGCACCAATATTCATTCCATACTAAATCATTACTTTTCTGAGCCAGAAACGGCGGCGCTGCTCGCACTGCCTTGCGAGCAGCAGCGTGACCGATTTTTTGATCTTTGGGCACTGAAAGAGTCTTATATTAAAGCTAGGGGCTTAGGCTTGGCTTTGTCGTTGAAATCATTTGGATTTGATCTCTCCGTGATGCAACAAAGCACTTTAGTATTGAAGTCGAGCGAGAATATGCCGCCAGAACTACACCGAGTAGGCTTTACTGAGCAGATGCATTTTAAGCAGCAAGTTGGTTTGCAACTTTTTGCAGAGCAAGGTTTAAAGGCTGATAACCAAGCGCTTGGTGCAGATAAGCCAACGGGGGAGACTCCTGCTAAAGTCCTGTCAGCGAGTAAAGCTGATAATTGGCATTGCGCTTTGGGTCATTTGAATCGCGAGTACCGTTTTGCGGTCAGTATGGATGGACAACCTATTGACGCAGCTTCTATTGATTATCAAGCGCAAGTCGTCAGTATCAACGCATTGGTTTTAGCTTATTAG
- a CDS encoding alkyl/aryl-sulfatase: MKLSALTLAIISTVTLGFSSTTVAAQHEHDHITVHYEGKAATQHTAQHNQAIAETLNFTDNKAFEQSSKNLVAKFDKATADILRAEFAFISEQTPDSVNPSLYRQAQLNMVPNGLYKVSDGIYQVRGTDLSNLTLIKGKTGWIAYDVLLTKEASKASLSFALKNLPEGSDLPVVAMIYSHSHADHFGGARGIQEMFPNVEVYGSHNITKEIVDENVLAGNAMSRRAAYQYGATLGKHNHGIVDAALGKGLSKGEITYVAPDYTLNGKGKWETIEIDGLEMVFMDASGTEAESEMITYIPSKKALWTGELTYQGMHNIYTLRGAKVRDALKWSKDINEMISAFGTDVEVLFASHSAPVWGNKDINQFLRLQRDNYGLVHNQTLRLANNGVGIQDIGDAIQDTIPEAVYKAWHTNGYHGTYSHNAKAVYNKYLGYFDMNPANLNPLPTKLESAKFVEYMGGADAAVKRAMGDFAQGEYRFVATALNKVVTADPSNDAARQLLADTYEQLGYQSEGAGWRNIYLTGAQELRVGIQKGAPKTASADVISEMDMPTLFDFLAVKIDSQQAAKHGLVKMNIITPDTKQVLYIELSNGNLSNNLVDSEQTADANLIINKADVTQILLGKTTLKALLASGGAKITGDKTAFSKIAGSMVEFDPAFEIVPIPQS; encoded by the coding sequence ATGAAACTCTCAGCCCTTACTCTCGCCATAATAAGCACTGTCACACTAGGCTTTTCATCGACGACGGTCGCAGCCCAGCATGAACATGATCACATTACCGTTCATTATGAAGGCAAGGCTGCGACCCAGCATACAGCGCAACATAACCAAGCTATTGCTGAAACTCTAAACTTTACTGACAACAAGGCTTTTGAACAATCATCAAAAAACCTTGTCGCAAAGTTTGATAAAGCGACTGCCGATATACTTAGGGCTGAATTTGCTTTTATTAGCGAGCAAACGCCTGATTCGGTTAACCCATCGCTTTATCGCCAAGCGCAGCTCAATATGGTGCCAAATGGCTTATACAAGGTGTCTGACGGGATCTATCAAGTACGTGGCACAGACTTATCCAATCTAACCTTAATAAAGGGTAAAACGGGTTGGATCGCCTACGATGTATTACTCACAAAGGAAGCCTCTAAAGCATCACTTAGCTTTGCACTTAAAAATCTACCAGAAGGCAGCGACCTTCCTGTTGTGGCGATGATCTACTCTCATAGCCACGCCGATCACTTTGGTGGTGCCCGTGGTATTCAAGAGATGTTCCCCAATGTCGAAGTTTACGGTTCACATAACATCACTAAAGAGATCGTTGATGAAAACGTACTTGCAGGTAACGCAATGAGCCGCCGTGCAGCGTATCAATATGGTGCAACCTTAGGTAAGCATAACCACGGTATTGTTGATGCCGCGCTCGGTAAAGGTTTATCAAAGGGTGAGATCACTTATGTGGCTCCAGATTACACCCTAAACGGTAAAGGAAAGTGGGAAACCATAGAAATCGATGGTCTAGAGATGGTGTTTATGGATGCCTCTGGCACTGAAGCAGAGTCCGAAATGATCACCTATATTCCGTCTAAAAAAGCGCTTTGGACTGGTGAGCTGACTTATCAGGGGATGCACAACATCTACACCCTGCGCGGTGCAAAAGTACGTGACGCGTTAAAATGGTCAAAGGATATCAACGAGATGATCAGCGCCTTTGGCACTGATGTTGAAGTACTGTTTGCCTCTCATTCTGCGCCTGTTTGGGGTAATAAAGATATTAACCAGTTTTTGCGTCTGCAACGTGACAACTATGGTTTGGTTCACAACCAAACCCTGAGGTTGGCCAATAATGGCGTCGGGATCCAAGACATTGGTGATGCAATTCAAGACACCATTCCTGAGGCGGTATACAAGGCTTGGCATACCAATGGCTATCACGGCACCTATAGTCATAATGCCAAAGCCGTTTATAACAAATACTTGGGCTATTTCGACATGAACCCGGCTAACTTAAACCCACTACCGACAAAGCTAGAGTCAGCTAAATTTGTCGAATACATGGGTGGTGCCGATGCAGCGGTAAAACGCGCAATGGGTGACTTTGCTCAAGGTGAATATCGCTTTGTCGCTACAGCACTCAACAAAGTCGTAACGGCAGATCCGAGTAACGATGCCGCGCGGCAACTTCTGGCAGATACCTATGAGCAACTAGGCTATCAATCAGAAGGTGCAGGCTGGAGAAATATCTACCTAACCGGCGCACAAGAATTACGCGTTGGTATTCAAAAAGGCGCGCCTAAAACAGCTTCGGCTGATGTGATCAGTGAAATGGATATGCCAACCTTGTTCGACTTCTTGGCCGTCAAAATCGATAGTCAGCAAGCTGCTAAACATGGCTTAGTAAAAATGAACATCATCACTCCTGATACCAAACAAGTGCTCTACATTGAGCTTAGTAACGGTAACTTGAGCAACAATCTGGTTGACAGTGAGCAAACTGCAGACGCTAACCTTATTATTAACAAGGCTGACGTTACCCAAATTTTACTGGGTAAGACCACGCTAAAAGCCCTGCTCGCATCAGGTGGTGCTAAAATTACCGGCGACAAAACAGCCTTTAGCAAAATAGCAGGCAGTATGGTGGAGTTTGATCCAGCATTTGAAATCGTGCCAATACCGCAATCATAA